A region from the uncultured Holophaga sp. genome encodes:
- the tatA gene encoding twin-arginine translocase TatA/TatE family subunit: MGNLGVTEILLIGLVLLLLFGPSKLPELGKSLGKGIQEFKKASRELTAPLKDDEDKK; the protein is encoded by the coding sequence ATGGGCAATCTTGGTGTCACCGAAATTCTGCTGATCGGGCTGGTCCTGCTGCTGCTCTTCGGCCCCTCCAAGCTGCCGGAGCTGGGCAAGTCCCTGGGCAAGGGCATCCAGGAGTTCAAGAAGGCCAGCCGCGAGCTGACAGCGCCTCTGAAGGACGACGAGGACAAGAAGTAG
- the tatC gene encoding twin-arginine translocase subunit TatC gives MPIPETPPNQMSFWEHLQELRVRLTRAILAVVVAFAVTYSFPFGLQSYLAPLKGIPPLRFLLWHWAQVPFLNAMARQMGQPVAALQPWAFTDLAEPFFSLMRLSFWAAIFISSPFIFYQLWAFIRPGLHMNERKYVVPFVLVTSGMFVLGAVFAYFQAFKFLGDILFQEAKAAGLRANLHIDAYLDLFLYTLLTVGIMFELPVLTFFLARFRIVTARWLIKYWRHATVIIIIASAFLTPGDVVVTTVFFSVILFALYFVSVIVAWLAEPRKT, from the coding sequence GTGCCGATCCCGGAAACGCCCCCGAACCAGATGAGCTTCTGGGAGCACCTGCAGGAGCTGCGGGTGCGCCTGACCCGTGCCATCCTCGCCGTGGTGGTGGCCTTCGCCGTCACCTACAGCTTTCCTTTTGGTCTCCAGTCGTACCTTGCGCCTCTCAAGGGCATCCCCCCCCTGCGCTTCCTGCTCTGGCACTGGGCCCAGGTCCCCTTCCTGAACGCGATGGCGCGCCAGATGGGGCAGCCGGTGGCCGCCCTCCAGCCCTGGGCCTTCACGGACCTGGCCGAGCCCTTCTTCAGTCTGATGCGCCTCAGCTTCTGGGCCGCCATCTTCATCAGCTCGCCCTTCATCTTCTATCAGCTCTGGGCCTTCATCCGCCCTGGGCTGCATATGAACGAGCGGAAGTACGTGGTCCCCTTCGTGCTTGTCACCAGCGGGATGTTCGTCCTGGGGGCGGTCTTCGCCTACTTCCAGGCCTTCAAGTTCCTGGGGGACATCCTCTTCCAGGAGGCCAAGGCGGCCGGTCTCCGGGCCAACCTCCACATTGACGCCTATCTCGATCTCTTTCTCTACACCCTGCTGACGGTGGGGATCATGTTCGAGTTGCCGGTGCTCACCTTCTTCCTGGCCCGCTTCAGGATCGTGACTGCCCGGTGGCTGATCAAATACTGGCGGCACGCAACCGTGATCATCATCATCGCCAGTGCCTTCCTCACCCCCGGCGATGTGGTGGTGACCACCGTCTTCTTCAGCGTGATCCTCTTCGCGCTGTACTTTGTCT